The proteins below are encoded in one region of Phaseolus vulgaris cultivar G19833 chromosome 1, P. vulgaris v2.0, whole genome shotgun sequence:
- the LOC137815639 gene encoding uncharacterized protein, with product MTERVISSVLMQEQDQVQKPIYFVSKVLQGPEEANFQWVLSVDGSSNQQGNGACVILEGPNGLLIEQALRFTFKASNNQAEYEALIAGMLLAKEMEAQSLLAKSNSLLVKGQVTGEYQAKDPQMAAYLGYVQILKEAFVVFELVHVPRQQNARADLLAKLASSGKEGRQRMVIQEILKTP from the exons ATGACGGAGCGGGTGATCAGTTCGGTCCTCATGCAGGAGCAGGACCAAGTGCAGAAGCCTatatactttgtgagcaaagtattgcaagggccTGAG GAAGCCAACTTCCAGTGGGTGCTCTCTGTAGACGGGTCCTCTAACCAACAAGGCAACGGGGCATGTGTTATTTTGGAGGGACCAAACGGGCTATTGATCGAACAGGCCCTACGGTTcaccttcaaggccagcaacaatcaggcggagtacgaagccCTCATCGCAGGCATGCtattggcaaaggagatggaaGCACAAAGTCTGTTGGCGAAGAGCAACTCCCTATTAGTCAAAGGTCAGGTGACTGGAGAATACCAAGCCAAGGACCCTCAGATGGCTGCATACCTAGGGTATGTCCAGATCTTGAAGGAGGCATTCGTGGTGTTCGAGCTGGTGCACGTCCCAAGacagcagaatgcccgagctgacttgctagctaagcttgccagttcaggcaaggagGGCAGGCAGAGGATGGTCATACAGGAAATCCTGAAGACACCATGA
- the LOC137815638 gene encoding uncharacterized protein, which produces MSIEAQEADEALDVNLVFTKTDLRDVVPHNNDPVVISVVTVGRKVHRVLVDQGSSADVMFWTTFNKLQLSPSQLRPYTGCLYGFAGDQVEVRGHLELRTTFTYGAASRIENIRYLVVNAPSAYNILLARPTLNRLRAVASTRHMKMKLPDLGGKVITIKSYQKEAKKLMEIK; this is translated from the coding sequence ATGTCGATAGAGGCGCAAGAGGCAGATGAGGCCCTTGACGTCAACCTTGTCTTCACCAAGACCGACCTCCGAGATGTCGTCCCCCAcaacaatgaccccgtggtgaTTTCAGTAGTGACCGTAGGGAGAAAGGTGCATCGTGTACTggtggatcaaggaagctcggcagacgtgatgttctggacgaccttcaacaagctgcagttgTCCCCTAGTCAACTGAGACCTTATACTGGCTGTTTGTATGGCTTTGcgggagaccaggtggaggtgcgtggGCATTTAGAGCTGAGGACCACCTTCACATATGGTGCCGCATCCCGCATAGAGAATATAAGGTACCTCGTCGTCAATGCCCCCTCCGCTTATAACATATTGCTGGCTAGGCCTACACTGAACAGGCTAAGGGCGGTGgcgtcgacgaggcacatgaagatgaagctgcctgaCTTGGGAGGaaaggtgattaccatcaagtcatatcagaaggaggctaagaagttgatggagatcaagtaa